CGAGCGGCACTCGCCGCAAACCCTCCGTTGCGCCGTGCTCTCGCATGCCCGCGCATGTCCTCGCTTCACGAGTTTCACCACAAGGGAGTAATTGCCATGTACAAACGTCGGAGAATTCTAGCCTTCGCCACTGTGGGTGCGGTCATGTGCACCGGTGGGTTCATGCCGTCGGCCAGCCAGGCCGCCGACAGCGGCGACGCGGGAAAGAAGAATTCCTACGCCGAAACGCACCACCTGACGGCGGATGACGTCGAGAACATCAACGCACTGAACGAAAGAGCGCTGGCTCTGGGCCGACCGAGCGCCGGCCCGCCCTTCCGTACCCCCGACTCCGCCGGCGACAGAGTGATCCCTCCCGCCGAGCCGCTCGACAGGATGCCTGACGCGTACCAGCCCTCGGGGGGCAGAGCCACCACGGTCGTCAACAACTACATACGCAAGTGGCAGCAGGTCTACAGCCACCGCGACGGCAAGAAGCAGCAAATGACCGAAGAGCAGCGGGACAAGCTGTCCTACGGTTGCGTTGGCGTCACCTGGGTCAATTCGGGTCCCTACCCGACGAACAAGTTGGCGTTCGCGTACTTCGACGAGAACAAGTACAAGAACGACCTGGAGAACACCAGGCCCCGGCCCAATGAAACGCGCGCGGAGTTCGAGGGCCGCATCGCCAAGGCCAGTTTCGACGAGAGGAAGGGTTTCAAGCGGGCTCGCGATGTGGCGTCCGTCATGAACAAGGCCCTGGAAAGCGCCCACGACGAGGGGGCCTACATCGAGAACCTCAAGAAGGAGCTCGCGAACAACAATGACGCGCTGCGCTACGAGGACAGTCACTCGAACTTCTACTCGGCGCTGAGGGACACGCCGTCCTTCAAGGAAAGGTACGGGGGGAACAGCGACCCGTCCAAGATGAAG
The window above is part of the Streptomyces syringium genome. Proteins encoded here:
- a CDS encoding protein-glutamine gamma-glutamyltransferase, with amino-acid sequence MYKRRRILAFATVGAVMCTGGFMPSASQAADSGDAGKKNSYAETHHLTADDVENINALNERALALGRPSAGPPFRTPDSAGDRVIPPAEPLDRMPDAYQPSGGRATTVVNNYIRKWQQVYSHRDGKKQQMTEEQRDKLSYGCVGVTWVNSGPYPTNKLAFAYFDENKYKNDLENTRPRPNETRAEFEGRIAKASFDERKGFKRARDVASVMNKALESAHDEGAYIENLKKELANNNDALRYEDSHSNFYSALRDTPSFKERYGGNSDPSKMKAVIYSKHFWSGQDRWGSSDKRKYGDPEAFRPAPGTGLVDMSKDRSIPRSPTNPGGGYVNFDYGWFGAQTDADADKTTWTHGDHYHAPDSDLGPMHVYESKFRNWSAGYSDFDRGTYAITFIPKSWNTAPDKMTQGWP